The Acidianus infernus genome window below encodes:
- a CDS encoding CDC48 family AAA ATPase: MSTPIKLKVSEARQRDVGRKIARLSENLMTKLKIDAGDYLEIIGPSGSSLIQAMPAYDINDDEIRIDGYIRKAIGASIGDEVEIRKATVNKATKIVLAPTQPIRFDQSFVEYVKDQLMYKPLVKGETIPIPIYTGVIELVVVNTQPSNYVFVSSETQLDIKEEPVKAETTYAKVTWEDIGDLEDVKERIREIVELPMKHPELFQRLGIEPPKGILLYGPPGVGKTLLARALANEIGAYFISINGPEIMSKFYGESEERLRQIFDEANKNAPSIIFIDEIDAIAPKREEVTGEVEKRVVAQLLTLMDGIKGRGKIIVIGATNRPDAIDPALRRPGRFDREIEIRPPDTKARKEILQVHTRSMPLSDDVNLDDIAEMTNGYTGADLAALAKEAAMVALRRFLATTKVNLDQGQIPAELLKELKVTMNDFLEAMKSIQPTLLREVYVEVPKVRWSDIGGLEDVKQQLREAIEWQIKFPDVFTKSGIRAPKGVLLFGPPGTGKTMLAKAVATESGANFIAVRGPEVLSKWVGESEKAIREIFRRARQTAPTVIFFDEIDSIAPMRGFAHDSGVTERIVNQLLAEMDGITPLNKVVVIAATNRPDILDPALLRPGRFDRLIYVPPPDKKARLEILKVHTRNVPLADDVNLETLAEKTEGYTGADLEAVVREATMLMLRQVSATCEQKSREVCTKDGKFVEECYNKEMRNCMNNFNSKVSMKEFEEALKIVSPSITKADIERYERLAKELKRSAVV; this comes from the coding sequence ATGTCGACTCCAATTAAGCTTAAAGTTTCTGAGGCTAGACAAAGGGATGTAGGAAGAAAAATAGCTAGACTATCAGAAAATTTAATGACAAAGTTAAAAATAGATGCTGGAGACTACTTGGAGATAATTGGACCCTCTGGCTCTTCTTTGATTCAAGCAATGCCTGCTTATGATATTAACGACGACGAAATACGGATTGATGGTTATATAAGAAAAGCAATAGGGGCTAGCATTGGAGACGAAGTCGAAATAAGAAAAGCTACAGTAAATAAGGCTACTAAAATAGTATTAGCACCTACACAGCCAATAAGATTTGATCAAAGTTTTGTTGAGTACGTAAAGGATCAACTCATGTATAAACCATTGGTTAAAGGAGAGACAATCCCTATACCAATTTACACTGGTGTAATAGAACTTGTGGTAGTAAATACACAACCAAGCAATTACGTATTTGTAAGTTCAGAAACTCAACTAGACATTAAGGAAGAACCAGTCAAAGCTGAAACTACGTATGCTAAAGTTACGTGGGAAGATATAGGTGATCTAGAAGACGTCAAAGAAAGAATCAGAGAAATTGTTGAATTACCTATGAAACATCCAGAACTATTCCAGCGTTTAGGAATAGAGCCGCCTAAAGGAATACTACTTTATGGACCCCCAGGAGTTGGAAAAACATTACTTGCTAGAGCTTTAGCTAATGAAATAGGAGCGTACTTCATTTCAATAAATGGACCAGAAATAATGAGCAAGTTTTACGGAGAGAGTGAGGAAAGACTTAGACAAATATTTGACGAAGCAAATAAGAATGCACCATCAATTATTTTCATTGACGAAATTGATGCAATAGCTCCTAAAAGGGAAGAGGTCACAGGAGAAGTTGAGAAAAGAGTAGTTGCACAGTTGCTAACTTTAATGGACGGAATTAAAGGAAGAGGAAAAATAATAGTTATCGGCGCAACTAATAGACCAGATGCTATAGATCCTGCACTAAGAAGACCTGGAAGATTTGACAGAGAAATAGAAATAAGGCCACCAGATACAAAGGCTAGAAAAGAGATATTGCAAGTTCATACTAGAAGTATGCCTCTTTCAGATGACGTAAACCTTGATGACATAGCAGAAATGACTAATGGCTACACAGGAGCAGATTTAGCGGCTTTAGCTAAAGAGGCTGCAATGGTAGCATTGAGAAGATTTCTAGCTACCACTAAAGTAAACCTAGATCAAGGACAGATTCCTGCAGAATTATTAAAGGAATTGAAAGTTACAATGAATGACTTTCTAGAAGCAATGAAATCAATACAACCAACCTTGCTTAGAGAAGTATATGTAGAAGTGCCGAAGGTTAGATGGAGCGATATAGGAGGATTAGAAGATGTTAAACAACAATTAAGAGAAGCTATAGAATGGCAAATAAAGTTCCCAGACGTTTTTACTAAATCTGGAATTAGGGCTCCTAAAGGAGTTCTATTATTTGGTCCTCCAGGTACTGGAAAAACAATGTTAGCTAAGGCTGTAGCAACTGAGAGCGGAGCAAACTTCATTGCAGTAAGAGGGCCAGAAGTATTATCAAAATGGGTAGGAGAAAGCGAAAAAGCAATAAGAGAGATCTTCAGGAGAGCAAGACAAACGGCTCCAACGGTAATATTTTTCGATGAGATAGATTCTATAGCGCCTATGAGAGGTTTTGCTCATGATAGTGGCGTAACAGAAAGAATAGTTAATCAATTATTAGCAGAAATGGATGGAATTACGCCCTTAAATAAAGTCGTAGTTATAGCAGCAACTAATAGACCAGATATATTAGACCCTGCGTTATTAAGGCCAGGAAGATTTGATAGACTTATATACGTTCCTCCGCCAGATAAGAAGGCAAGATTGGAGATACTCAAAGTTCATACTAGAAATGTCCCATTAGCCGATGATGTTAACTTAGAAACATTAGCTGAAAAAACTGAAGGATATACCGGAGCAGATTTAGAGGCAGTAGTAAGAGAAGCTACAATGCTTATGTTACGTCAAGTATCTGCAACATGCGAACAAAAATCCAGAGAAGTCTGTACAAAGGATGGTAAATTTGTAGAAGAATGTTATAATAAGGAAATGAGAAATTGTATGAATAACTTTAACAGTAAAGTCTCAATGAAAGAGTTTGAAGAAGCTCTAAAAATAGTTTCTCCAAGCATAACTAAGGCAGATATTGAAAGATATGAAAGACTTGCCAAAGAATTAAAGAGGAGCGCTGTAGTATGA
- the rgy gene encoding reverse gyrase: MSEELPNLVYMNSCPNCGGEITANRLYRGSVCEKCIKEDIQFNSVYDLALYLLKNKSLINLRSSYEILKELKEVERLFKRVLGSPPLGPQRSWIVRALRGESFAIIAPPGLGKTTFGILMSLYFSEKQRKTLMIFPTKTLVNQVVQRIQEMSKNLEEVPKLAYYYSGITQSQKDELNKILESGDFDIFVSTSRYIINNVDYISTKDYKYLFVDDVDSVLKSSKSANAVLKLVGFTEDDIQNVRELLRKSKNSEEVYDEIRKIREKKTGDKIAIFSSATITKGNPVFSALMGFRPGSAVIYLRNVIDSYVQLSSATDEEIIDIVNKIVNKLGSGGLIFVPIDKGVSFANEIASNISGLKAEAISSTSITKLDKFEKGEIDVLVGVATHYGILVRGIDIPWRIRYAIFAGIPRFRFKIGETMHPLAMLKMLTLISLVTKDEEVTKILRIVRNKLRRISPAALAMLANSVKSGKIEDKYIQEAYDLTNKYLRNEEILEKIAEIGEISINNGYISTPDYLTYIQASGRTSRIFGGELTTGLSVLLVDNPRLFELLNRRLSIVLDEVTWNPFDIDNDKIGNNNLHEILKRIDSEREKIRKIKKEGLLTSTSVKNIKTVLFIVESPNKARTISNFFSKPSIRVFNGAIIYETVIGDKVLMVTASGGHVYDLTTKNIGIHGIEVRKNSNLEFIPYYNTIKRCNNGHQFTEYAEGNKCPTCGSTIIKDKIDVINSFRQLALEADEILIGTDPDVEGEKISWDLYLALKPYNPNIKRAEFHEVTRRAIVEAINNSRQFSIPLLQSQVVRRVEDRWIGFSLSTKLQTVFWPQYCSDVLKRTDCGENKNLSAGRVQTPVLGWVINRYNKYNETKRMVFVVKFLNSLSVLVPKQADLDRNDVKVVVYNISKSSETFGPMPPYTTDEMLSDASNLYGISAPEAMRVAQDLFEMGLITYHRTDSTRISNTGIAVAENYLKEVLEDKYKEIFKPRTWGEGGAHEAIRPTRPLDENQLRALIEEGELELPKRLTLNHYRIYGLIFSRFISSQIVPLNVDKLKFNIKVLSNGKELKVENPEIELITNVSLPGGIDVRKLSLYYPRSYFASRDSSYADTIKKLEECSNSSQCEFTGSIVSSFVKSDYQLYTQGELITEMKNKKIGRPSTYATIIATLLKRGYMLESKKVKRLVPSKLGINVYNFLTSKYFKFVSEERTRQLLELMDLIEDGKEDYRQVLKQLYDEIQSIG; the protein is encoded by the coding sequence ATGAGTGAAGAATTACCTAACTTAGTTTATATGAATTCATGCCCTAATTGCGGAGGAGAGATAACTGCTAATAGACTGTATAGAGGCTCAGTGTGCGAGAAATGCATAAAAGAAGATATTCAATTCAATTCAGTGTATGATTTGGCCTTATATCTATTAAAAAACAAGAGCTTAATTAATTTACGCTCGTCGTATGAAATACTGAAAGAATTGAAAGAAGTAGAAAGACTTTTTAAGAGAGTTCTAGGATCCCCACCATTAGGACCGCAGAGATCGTGGATAGTTAGAGCATTAAGAGGAGAAAGCTTTGCGATAATTGCACCACCCGGCTTAGGAAAAACTACCTTTGGAATTTTAATGTCTTTGTATTTTTCAGAAAAGCAAAGAAAAACTCTAATGATTTTTCCTACAAAGACATTAGTTAATCAAGTTGTTCAAAGAATACAAGAAATGAGCAAAAATTTAGAAGAAGTACCGAAATTAGCATATTATTATTCTGGGATTACTCAATCTCAAAAAGATGAACTTAATAAGATTTTAGAATCTGGAGACTTTGACATTTTTGTATCTACATCTAGGTATATAATTAATAATGTTGATTATATATCAACAAAAGATTATAAGTACCTATTTGTAGATGACGTAGATTCAGTTTTAAAATCAAGTAAAAGTGCAAACGCTGTATTAAAATTAGTGGGATTTACAGAAGACGATATTCAAAATGTGAGAGAATTATTAAGAAAATCTAAAAATAGTGAGGAAGTATATGACGAAATAAGAAAGATTAGAGAGAAAAAAACTGGGGATAAGATTGCTATATTTTCCTCCGCAACTATAACCAAAGGTAATCCAGTATTCTCAGCACTCATGGGCTTTAGGCCAGGTAGTGCAGTAATATACTTGAGAAATGTTATAGATTCTTATGTTCAGCTATCGAGCGCTACTGACGAAGAAATAATTGACATTGTAAATAAGATTGTAAATAAGCTAGGTAGTGGAGGTTTAATTTTTGTACCTATAGATAAAGGCGTATCTTTTGCTAATGAGATAGCATCAAATATTTCTGGGTTAAAGGCTGAAGCAATTTCTTCTACGTCTATTACAAAATTAGATAAATTCGAGAAAGGAGAGATCGATGTTCTAGTAGGTGTAGCTACTCATTACGGTATACTAGTAAGGGGAATAGATATACCTTGGAGAATAAGGTATGCAATATTTGCAGGAATTCCTAGATTTAGGTTTAAGATAGGAGAGACAATGCATCCTTTAGCTATGTTAAAGATGCTTACCCTTATCTCATTAGTAACTAAAGACGAAGAGGTAACTAAGATATTAAGAATAGTAAGGAATAAGCTAAGGCGTATATCTCCTGCCGCACTCGCAATGCTTGCAAATTCTGTAAAAAGTGGTAAAATTGAAGACAAGTATATCCAAGAGGCATATGATTTAACCAATAAGTATTTAAGAAATGAGGAAATTCTAGAAAAAATTGCAGAAATAGGGGAAATTTCAATAAATAATGGGTATATTTCAACCCCCGATTATTTAACTTATATTCAAGCTAGTGGTAGAACTTCCAGGATTTTTGGGGGAGAATTAACAACTGGACTATCTGTTTTACTAGTAGATAATCCGAGATTATTTGAACTCTTAAATAGACGCCTATCTATTGTTTTAGATGAAGTAACCTGGAATCCATTTGATATAGATAACGATAAAATAGGAAATAATAATTTACATGAAATACTTAAGAGAATTGATTCTGAAAGAGAGAAAATAAGAAAAATAAAGAAGGAAGGCCTTTTAACTTCAACTTCAGTTAAAAATATAAAGACAGTGTTATTTATTGTTGAATCTCCTAATAAGGCCAGAACGATATCTAACTTTTTCTCTAAACCGAGTATAAGAGTATTCAATGGAGCAATAATATACGAGACTGTAATAGGTGATAAAGTATTAATGGTTACTGCAAGTGGAGGACATGTTTATGATCTAACTACTAAAAATATAGGAATTCATGGAATAGAAGTGAGAAAGAATTCGAACCTAGAGTTTATACCATATTATAACACAATAAAGAGGTGTAATAATGGCCATCAATTCACTGAATATGCCGAAGGTAATAAGTGCCCAACATGTGGATCTACTATTATAAAAGATAAGATTGATGTTATTAATTCGTTTAGACAACTAGCATTGGAAGCTGATGAAATCTTAATTGGAACGGATCCTGATGTAGAAGGAGAAAAAATCTCTTGGGATCTATATTTGGCTTTAAAACCTTATAATCCAAATATAAAAAGAGCAGAATTTCACGAAGTTACTAGGAGAGCAATAGTAGAAGCAATAAATAATTCTAGGCAATTCTCTATACCGCTGTTACAGTCCCAAGTTGTAAGGAGAGTCGAGGATAGATGGATAGGTTTTAGTCTATCAACTAAATTACAAACTGTTTTTTGGCCACAATATTGCTCTGATGTATTAAAGAGAACTGACTGTGGAGAGAATAAAAACTTAAGTGCGGGAAGAGTTCAAACGCCAGTATTAGGATGGGTTATAAACAGGTATAATAAGTATAATGAAACTAAAAGGATGGTATTTGTAGTTAAGTTCCTTAATTCTCTTTCAGTTCTTGTCCCTAAGCAAGCAGACTTAGACAGAAATGATGTTAAAGTTGTAGTTTATAATATATCAAAGTCATCAGAAACATTTGGTCCTATGCCTCCATATACAACTGACGAGATGCTTTCTGATGCATCCAATTTATATGGAATTTCTGCTCCAGAAGCGATGAGAGTAGCCCAAGATCTTTTTGAAATGGGTCTAATAACATATCATAGAACAGATAGTACTAGAATCTCGAATACAGGAATTGCAGTTGCGGAGAATTATCTAAAAGAAGTCCTTGAAGATAAATATAAGGAGATATTTAAGCCAAGAACTTGGGGAGAAGGTGGAGCGCATGAGGCTATTAGACCTACTAGACCACTGGATGAGAATCAATTAAGAGCTTTAATAGAAGAAGGTGAATTAGAATTGCCTAAAAGGCTTACTTTAAATCATTATAGAATTTATGGTCTTATATTTTCCAGATTTATATCTAGTCAAATTGTACCATTAAATGTTGATAAATTGAAATTTAATATTAAAGTTTTGAGCAATGGCAAAGAACTTAAAGTAGAAAATCCAGAAATTGAGTTAATAACTAATGTCTCTTTACCTGGGGGAATAGACGTAAGAAAACTGTCATTATATTATCCAAGGTCTTATTTTGCTAGTAGGGATTCTTCTTATGCAGATACTATAAAGAAGCTAGAAGAATGTAGCAATTCGAGCCAGTGTGAATTTACAGGAAGTATAGTATCTTCATTTGTAAAAAGTGATTATCAACTTTATACTCAAGGCGAACTTATAACTGAGATGAAGAATAAGAAAATTGGTAGACCTAGTACGTATGCTACAATTATTGCCACATTGCTCAAAAGAGGATATATGTTAGAGAGCAAAAAAGTTAAAAGACTTGTTCCATCTAAATTAGGGATTAACGTGTATAACTTTTTAACGAGTAAATACTTTAAGTTCGTGTCGGAAGAAAGAACAAGACAATTACTTGAATTAATGGATCTTATAGAAGACGGTAAAGAAGATTATAGACAAGTATTAAAACAATTATATGATGAAATACAAAGTATTGGGTGA
- a CDS encoding carbon-nitrogen hydrolase family protein, whose amino-acid sequence MLISLTYLKLKEMSRKHNIEKAKKLIKTAKERGAKLIILPSLFPVGNTFEIYNNEKKMRSVVKNLAEKIPGNSTDILVKLAMEGEIHLIAGPLLEQAGPKIFLTTLVISPDGEIIGKYRKIMMSEKDVKLGISGGKEPIYVVLDKKYGVLSEDDLFSPEISRILALGGSQLIIGTTRPVNKKQDLIKYVAITRSVENGISYLINGEIIENEDGEIVGYTPTFIATPDSLVYKEAEDEDSIVLVESSMIIQNKEGVNTRLNGIEPIIYGLCKSIKKTKMNEKPIPKPEG is encoded by the coding sequence ATGCTAATCTCGTTAACGTATTTAAAACTCAAAGAGATGTCTAGAAAACATAATATAGAAAAAGCAAAGAAATTAATAAAAACTGCAAAAGAAAGAGGAGCAAAGTTAATAATTCTCCCCTCGTTATTTCCAGTCGGTAACACATTTGAAATATATAATAACGAGAAGAAAATGAGGAGTGTAGTAAAGAATCTTGCAGAGAAAATACCTGGCAATTCTACTGACATCTTGGTAAAATTGGCCATGGAAGGTGAAATACATTTAATAGCTGGTCCCCTTTTAGAGCAAGCAGGACCTAAAATATTTTTAACTACACTAGTTATTTCTCCGGATGGAGAAATAATAGGTAAATATAGGAAGATAATGATGTCAGAAAAAGACGTAAAGCTCGGAATATCTGGAGGTAAAGAACCAATTTATGTAGTTTTAGATAAAAAGTATGGAGTATTATCTGAAGATGACTTATTTTCACCAGAAATTAGCAGAATCTTAGCATTAGGAGGTTCACAGTTAATAATAGGTACCACTAGGCCAGTTAATAAAAAACAGGACTTGATAAAGTATGTAGCAATAACTAGAAGCGTTGAAAATGGAATTTCATACCTAATAAACGGAGAAATTATAGAGAACGAAGATGGAGAAATAGTAGGATATACGCCGACATTTATAGCTACTCCAGACTCTTTAGTTTATAAGGAAGCGGAAGATGAGGATTCTATAGTCCTCGTAGAAAGTTCTATGATAATACAGAATAAAGAAGGAGTTAATACAAGGTTGAATGGGATAGAGCCAATAATTTATGGACTTTGCAAGAGTATCAAAAAGACTAAAATGAATGAAAAACCTATTCCTAAGCCTGAGGGTTAA
- a CDS encoding 30S ribosomal protein S25e yields the protein MGGVSKKPISNIEKRLKRQQEEQQQKGKKKISKTGSEVISKNIQISDEMIKKIQEEIKREKMITPYELATKTNITLSVAKRILKDLNAQGVIKEAFRNRRTAIYINPQA from the coding sequence ATGGGTGGAGTATCGAAAAAGCCTATTAGTAACATTGAAAAAAGATTAAAGAGACAACAAGAAGAACAACAGCAGAAAGGTAAAAAGAAGATAAGTAAAACTGGTAGTGAAGTCATCTCAAAGAATATTCAAATTTCTGATGAAATGATTAAGAAAATCCAAGAAGAAATAAAAAGAGAAAAGATGATAACACCTTACGAACTAGCAACAAAAACTAACATAACCCTAAGTGTCGCAAAACGTATTTTAAAGGACTTAAATGCTCAAGGAGTAATAAAAGAAGCATTTAGAAATAGAAGAACTGCAATATATATTAACCCTCAGGCTTAG
- a CDS encoding TrmB family transcriptional regulator, translating to MDSNPLEDTLARVSRFASILGISRAELRIYSTLLLEGQMTARQLAERLGISYTKIYSLLTKLEERGWIKRLGKKPAVYEAIPLRDLWASIKKMIEIKVDEFEKEFIEPLSSLLSPSSTYSITMIPSDKIKSTFYEILDEGNKVSIAISYPELLSEDIIQAIKAKSYTSPDLRVIIQSDINIPEISGLQIRKLSNMFGSGLITSTAVLLIIKNADKLSGLFSNHKYIVDIATVYFNHLWTQAK from the coding sequence ATGGATAGTAATCCGTTAGAAGATACGTTAGCAAGAGTTTCTAGGTTTGCTTCAATTTTAGGAATATCTAGAGCTGAATTACGAATATATTCTACATTGTTATTAGAAGGTCAGATGACTGCAAGGCAGTTAGCAGAGCGACTAGGAATATCTTATACAAAAATTTACTCTTTACTAACAAAACTGGAAGAAAGAGGATGGATTAAAAGATTAGGAAAAAAACCAGCTGTTTATGAGGCTATACCTCTAAGAGATCTATGGGCTAGTATTAAGAAAATGATTGAGATTAAAGTAGATGAATTCGAAAAGGAATTCATAGAACCATTATCCTCATTATTATCACCTTCGTCCACTTACAGTATAACTATGATACCTTCAGACAAGATTAAATCTACATTTTATGAAATACTCGATGAAGGCAATAAGGTTTCAATTGCAATATCTTATCCAGAATTATTAAGTGAAGATATAATACAAGCTATAAAGGCGAAAAGTTATACTTCTCCAGATCTTAGAGTAATAATTCAGAGTGATATAAATATTCCTGAAATTTCTGGACTGCAAATACGTAAATTGAGCAACATGTTTGGTAGTGGTTTAATAACTTCAACAGCCGTCTTGTTAATAATTAAAAATGCAGATAAGCTTTCTGGTTTATTCTCAAATCATAAGTATATCGTAGACATCGCTACCGTTTATTTTAACCATTTATGGACTCAAGCAAAATAA
- a CDS encoding ribbon-helix-helix domain-containing protein, whose amino-acid sequence MKIITVKLPEQFLEAIDELVNTGRYESRSEVIRAAIGDFIRKELWIKE is encoded by the coding sequence ATGAAAATAATAACCGTTAAACTACCGGAACAATTCTTAGAAGCTATAGATGAATTAGTAAACACGGGTAGATACGAATCAAGAAGTGAAGTAATTAGAGCAGCCATAGGTGATTTTATTAGAAAGGAATTATGGATAAAAGAGTGA
- a CDS encoding tRNA (adenine-N1)-methyltransferase produces MRFIHVPIQEGDPVTIWIDNKRAFLIKVKKGKRLDTDKGYILHDQLIGKEYGEIIKISKGEAYLLKPTPMDIYTTLPRPSQVVYPKDASYIIYASGIQPGDTVVEAGTGSGFLTITLAYFLGPNGKVISYDVREDMQNKAKQNALMLNLLDRIEFKIKDIRQGIDEKEVSAVILDMPDPWNVVSKAYEALKPSGSLIVFVPTVNQIEKTVLQMRNEGFIDIHAEELILREYQVKENAVRPKNIGVMHTGYLIRGRKYIKGTSL; encoded by the coding sequence ATGAGATTTATACATGTGCCAATTCAAGAAGGCGATCCAGTTACAATTTGGATTGATAATAAGAGAGCTTTTCTAATTAAGGTAAAAAAAGGCAAAAGACTTGATACTGACAAAGGTTACATACTTCATGATCAGCTAATAGGAAAAGAATATGGTGAAATTATAAAAATATCAAAAGGTGAGGCATATTTACTAAAGCCTACACCTATGGATATATATACTACTTTACCTAGACCATCACAAGTTGTTTATCCTAAGGACGCTTCGTATATAATTTATGCCTCTGGAATACAGCCTGGAGATACTGTAGTAGAAGCAGGGACTGGATCTGGGTTTTTAACAATAACTTTAGCTTATTTTTTAGGTCCTAACGGCAAAGTCATAAGCTATGATGTGAGAGAAGATATGCAAAATAAAGCTAAACAAAATGCATTAATGTTAAATCTTTTAGATCGAATAGAATTCAAAATTAAGGATATAAGACAAGGAATAGATGAAAAAGAAGTTTCTGCTGTAATTTTAGATATGCCCGATCCTTGGAACGTTGTATCAAAGGCTTATGAAGCACTAAAACCGTCAGGCTCGCTTATAGTATTCGTTCCTACAGTAAATCAAATAGAGAAAACTGTATTACAAATGAGAAATGAGGGATTTATAGACATTCATGCCGAGGAACTAATACTCAGAGAATACCAAGTAAAGGAAAATGCTGTTAGACCAAAGAACATTGGGGTAATGCATACTGGATACCTAATTAGAGGCAGGAAATATATAAAAGGAACTTCTCTATAA
- a CDS encoding V-type ATPase subunit, with product MSSPSLAYISSISRLFKSTTLTKGLVTELLAENDWKNVLSILKERNFIEDIPATFDDAEIEIKRRAIDQIYKILNFSSSVKSAHDIVDLYYYYLTLDEFKSIIAGIYNKSRPSKIVFLSKIYESNPTTIEELRSIIRGTIYSNALEYALSKNPKNLSQLESLLDFYFIDRLSSIIETFKGDWKAAAEAIICGYKDYYSASLAIRQKIVIPLTCKILPDIIRDLQSSKMEEVANILRRTQYSRNIELGDAYSALYSLYRLARIEARKASIYAFMGSPFTPVTALAISELIKLDMEDLIIIINGLKIKMNKEAIKSRLSLEII from the coding sequence GTGAGTTCTCCTTCTTTAGCATATATTTCCTCGATTTCTAGATTATTTAAATCGACAACATTAACTAAAGGTCTTGTAACAGAGCTATTAGCTGAGAATGATTGGAAAAATGTATTAAGTATATTAAAAGAACGAAACTTTATAGAAGATATTCCAGCAACATTTGATGATGCTGAGATAGAAATAAAAAGAAGAGCAATTGACCAAATTTATAAAATATTAAATTTTTCATCTTCAGTTAAGTCTGCTCACGACATTGTAGATTTATATTATTATTATTTAACTTTAGACGAATTTAAATCAATAATTGCTGGAATATATAATAAATCAAGACCATCAAAAATTGTATTTCTATCGAAAATATATGAATCTAATCCAACAACTATAGAAGAACTAAGGAGTATTATAAGAGGAACAATATATTCTAATGCGTTAGAGTATGCACTATCAAAAAATCCAAAGAATTTATCTCAGTTAGAGTCTCTTCTTGACTTTTACTTTATCGATAGACTATCGTCAATAATTGAGACCTTCAAAGGTGACTGGAAAGCTGCTGCAGAAGCAATAATATGTGGATACAAAGATTATTACTCAGCCAGCTTAGCGATAAGGCAGAAGATAGTAATACCACTAACATGTAAGATATTGCCAGATATTATAAGGGATTTGCAATCTTCAAAAATGGAAGAAGTAGCCAATATATTAAGAAGAACACAATACTCTAGGAATATCGAATTAGGTGATGCATATTCCGCATTATATTCATTGTATAGATTAGCTAGAATAGAAGCTAGAAAAGCTTCAATATATGCATTTATGGGTTCTCCATTTACTCCTGTTACTGCTTTGGCTATAAGCGAACTAATAAAATTGGACATGGAAGATCTAATAATAATAATAAATGGATTAAAAATAAAAATGAATAAAGAAGCTATAAAATCAAGACTTTCATTAGAAATTATTTAA
- a CDS encoding aldo/keto reductase, protein MRERDFGHTGIRVSEIGVGLWSLATDWWAPNVNAEEILKKAYELGITFYDTGDIYGEGKAEELLAKVLGNKRDNIVILTKIGYDFYNKKGRKIEQNFNIDYLEFAIKESLKRLNTDYVDILMLHNPKMNVIRNKEIFDFMQGLKKDGIVRAIGVALGPTLGWGEEGLEAIKMGYEGLEHIYNMIEQYPGKEFLKYRVGNVVRVPHASDALIEDKWPIGENKNLHRSLKNIKWIEEAVNNSKGMLEFAKSKGMKLSQLAIKFVLANPNASTVVPNITSVKELEEFVKTEELEDLTEEDIAFISSYYEKYYKKLNDESIEETKIYK, encoded by the coding sequence GTGAGAGAAAGAGACTTTGGTCATACCGGAATAAGAGTCTCAGAAATTGGAGTAGGATTATGGAGTCTTGCTACTGACTGGTGGGCTCCAAATGTAAATGCTGAAGAGATTTTGAAAAAAGCTTATGAACTAGGTATAACTTTTTACGATACTGGAGATATTTACGGTGAAGGAAAAGCTGAAGAATTGCTTGCTAAAGTATTAGGAAATAAAAGAGACAATATAGTTATTTTAACTAAGATAGGTTACGATTTTTATAACAAAAAGGGGAGAAAGATAGAACAGAATTTTAATATAGATTATTTAGAATTTGCAATAAAGGAATCACTAAAAAGATTAAATACAGATTATGTTGACATTCTTATGTTGCATAATCCAAAAATGAACGTAATTAGGAATAAGGAAATCTTTGATTTTATGCAAGGACTCAAAAAAGACGGCATAGTTAGAGCAATAGGAGTTGCACTAGGTCCTACACTTGGCTGGGGAGAAGAAGGATTGGAAGCAATAAAAATGGGGTATGAAGGTTTAGAGCATATTTATAATATGATTGAACAATATCCAGGTAAAGAGTTTCTTAAATACAGAGTAGGAAATGTAGTAAGAGTTCCTCACGCATCTGATGCTTTAATTGAAGATAAATGGCCAATAGGCGAGAATAAAAATCTTCATAGAAGTCTAAAAAACATTAAATGGATTGAAGAAGCAGTAAATAACAGCAAAGGAATGTTAGAATTTGCGAAATCAAAAGGCATGAAGTTATCTCAATTAGCTATAAAATTCGTATTAGCTAATCCTAATGCTTCTACAGTGGTTCCTAATATTACTTCAGTTAAAGAATTGGAGGAATTTGTAAAGACAGAAGAATTAGAAGATCTAACAGAAGAGGATATAGCATTCATCTCTTCTTATTATGAGAAATATTATAAGAAACTTAATGATGAAAGCATTGAAGAGACTAAAATCTATAAATGA